The following coding sequences are from one Candidatus Nitrohelix vancouverensis window:
- a CDS encoding helix-turn-helix domain-containing protein, with protein MQVEQDRLLTTREAAKFLNVSEAFLERDRWAGARIPFVRVGARAVRYELSSLKAYVKAGIRQSTSDTGRAGRN; from the coding sequence ATGCAAGTAGAGCAAGACAGATTATTGACCACTAGGGAAGCTGCAAAATTTTTGAACGTTAGCGAAGCATTTCTTGAACGGGACCGATGGGCAGGGGCTCGCATTCCATTTGTAAGAGTGGGGGCGAGGGCAGTTCGATACGAACTCTCTTCTTTGAAAGCTTATGTCAAAGCGGGAATCCGGCAATCGACTAGTGATACTGGTCGGGCCGGTAGAAATTGA
- a CDS encoding integrase family protein — MDRVAIPREGQAFLRDSLLQGFGVRITSSGTKSFIVEKRIGSKIRRMTLGHFGELTAEQARRQAQKLLGEIAQGIDPVAEKKKQKQVAITLVEAYQEFINAKKNLKRHTLYDYERMFNVAFSDWHKKPITGITKPMIIKRHRELGEKRGHAYANGAMRFLRSFLGYVKVTQHDDSGRSILYENPVLILTDTRSWYRQHRRQTVIKAHELPAWFDAVLSLKMPENPDSTHVIADYLLFLLFSGLRRQEAAQLLWENVDLKDETLLIPDPKNHEPLNLPLSSFLVKILNERKKLAVNEYVFPGKDGRGYLIEPKRSIKKVIEQSKVHFIIHDLRRTFITIAESLEISPYAIKRLVNHKMNNDVTAGYIISDIDRLRKPMQKIADKLLDASNSNGQKKMIFLEERVPVAASFLKSAEIV, encoded by the coding sequence ATCGATCGTGTTGCGATTCCTCGTGAAGGACAAGCCTTCCTTCGAGATTCCCTCCTTCAAGGTTTTGGAGTAAGAATCACCTCATCCGGAACCAAATCTTTTATTGTTGAAAAAAGAATAGGTAGCAAAATTCGCAGAATGACCTTGGGGCATTTTGGAGAATTAACTGCTGAACAGGCAAGGCGACAAGCTCAAAAATTGCTGGGTGAAATTGCTCAAGGGATCGATCCTGTTGCTGAAAAGAAAAAACAAAAACAAGTAGCCATAACTCTTGTTGAGGCATACCAAGAGTTTATAAACGCCAAGAAAAATTTGAAAAGGCACACGCTTTACGATTATGAGCGAATGTTTAATGTGGCCTTTTCTGATTGGCATAAGAAACCAATCACAGGCATTACAAAACCCATGATAATAAAGCGACACAGGGAGCTAGGAGAGAAGAGAGGGCATGCTTATGCCAATGGAGCCATGCGGTTTTTGAGGTCTTTTTTGGGTTATGTGAAAGTCACCCAGCATGATGATAGCGGACGGTCAATTCTCTATGAAAATCCTGTTTTGATATTGACTGATACACGCTCCTGGTATCGTCAACATAGAAGGCAGACAGTGATTAAAGCGCATGAGCTTCCTGCATGGTTTGATGCAGTTCTTTCTCTTAAAATGCCTGAAAACCCCGATTCAACTCATGTCATAGCAGACTATTTACTATTTTTATTATTCTCCGGTCTTAGAAGGCAGGAAGCGGCTCAACTGCTTTGGGAGAATGTTGATCTTAAAGATGAAACTTTGTTAATCCCAGACCCCAAAAATCATGAGCCTTTAAACTTACCATTATCTAGTTTTTTGGTTAAAATTTTGAATGAGAGAAAAAAACTGGCTGTGAATGAGTATGTTTTCCCCGGAAAGGATGGTCGGGGATATTTAATAGAGCCAAAACGTTCAATCAAAAAGGTAATAGAACAATCAAAAGTTCATTTTATAATTCACGATTTGCGAAGAACTTTTATTACAATTGCTGAGAGCCTTGAAATATCTCCTTATGCAATCAAAAGGCTGGTAAATCATAAAATGAACAACGATGTGACTGCAGGGTATATTATTTCTGACATAGATAGGTTGCGAAAGCCCATGCAAAAAATTGCAGATAAATTACTGGATGCTTCAAACAGCAATGGGCAAAAGAAGATGATTTTCTTGGAAGAAAGAGTCCCGGTAGCCGCCTCTTTTTTGAAGTCGGCTGAGATTGTTTGA